The Poriferisphaera corsica DNA segment GGTAGGCAAATTGACAATGTTTTTTAGTAAATATTGTTAATAGTATTTCGTTTAGCAAAACTAACTTAGTAGAATTAAATTATTATAAATAACAAAACAGAATATGTTGTGAAGTATTTCTAACTTCATTTATAGTTAGAAACATTGAAATTTCATTTAAATGAGTTCACATTGTTCTTTTGTGGAACAGTGAGGTTGTTATACCTATTTGGAGAGCTGAGATGCAAAAAAATTGGAGTCGTGTGGGTCGTGAAATCGTCGTTTTGGTGATCGCATATGTGTCAATGATGTCGACACTATATGCTTCGGAACCTTTGATGAAGGATTTTGTTGGTATTAATGGTCATACGGTATTATTCAAGCCAGAGGTCTATAGTCCCGTTTCAAAATTGGCTCGTGATTATCATAGTTTTTCTTGGGATGTGGGTAATGATTCTGCAAATGCGACCAGTTTCCCTTTTGCACAAAATGGTGTGAATTGGGAGTCGTTATATAGTAAGTGGAATGCACAGGGAATTGATTCACATGTCAGCATCATGTTTAATCATTTTCAAAAAGCATCTGATTGGACAAATATTGCCGCGGATGCAAAGGCATATGGTCGTGCCATTGCACAGTATTTTGGCCCGACGGTTGGCAATGGACTGATTAAAACAATTGAGATCGGTAATGAGCCACACGATATGGATGATGAGCTTTATGTGAAGATATTTCGAAATATGGCGATGGGTATTCGTGAGGTCGATTCAAATCTGAAAATTTCGACAGCCGCTGTTGGAATTAATCCGCAGAGCAAATACATCAAAGATATTGAAATAATGAAAAGTGTGATTGATTATGTTGATATTATCAGTGTGCACACTTATCCGAATCTTACGAGATGGCCTTATTACGATGTTAGTCATCCTGAAGATGATCGGATGAGCTATCTTGAAAATGTACGTGATGTCATCGATTGGCGAAATAATTTTGCAGAAGGTAGAGAAGTTTGGGTGACTGAATTTGGCTACGATGCGCCATCATCCAATGCGAGTACGCCAAACGGCTGGGAAAAGTGGCGGGGTGATGTAACAGAACGTCAACAAGCGCAGTATCTCGTACGATCCTACATGGCTTTTGCTGAGATGGATGTTGAGCGTGCGTATATGTTTTGGTTTGATGATGATGATAAGGCGATGCTGCATGGTTCGAAGGGGATTACTCGTCATGGCGTACCCAAAGAATCATATTGGGCAATGAAGCAAATGCAGGAAAAATTGGGTGACTATCGTTTTGAAGGTATCATCGAATCAGATACTGATGCTTATATCTATTCATTTGTTAGTGGGGAAAATGAACACGATAAAATATGGGTGATGTGGTCGCCAACGGGAGATGGTTTGGAAATAGATTTGGATGTAAGCCTTTTGGGTGCTCAAGTTGAATGGGTTGAATCGATGGCGTATAGCCAATTTGGTGATTGGTCTTCGGATTTTGAATTGCTTAATGACAATATTCAGATCATAGTTGGCGAATCACCTGTCTATGTGAAATTGCTTGTAGTACCTGAGCCCGGTGTTTTGATAGTGATTCTAGGAATTATTGGTGTGCTTAGTATGAAACGCTGTCGATTTACGTTGGCTTAATTAATAAAACGTCAAACCACGCCATTTATTCGCTTTTGTGTCGTAGGGCATGAGGCAGGATAGGTGGCGTTTTTTATTGCGATGGTAATTTTATAATCATGTTGATATTGAATGTATTTCAGATTTATGATGTTTACGAGAGATATATTGTGGATAGCCGATGAATATTCAGGCGGTATTACGCGTTAGATATATAAACATGAGTAAATCAAGCGATCACAACGACTGGAATGAAGAAGATGATGCTAAGCATTTGTCAGCGAGTTCTGGCGATGAGGATGTACCTTCAAAGTTACCGGACGCAGGTACGCTGAAATCGGGTAACAAAAACCAGCCAAGCAGAATGGCTTTACGTGCGGCTGAATTGCGTGATGCTAACATTCGGGTTTTGACACTTTTGTGGTGCTTATGGCTGTTGGGTGCATGGTTGGTCGTTGCGTTGCTAGGTGGTGGTAATGAGGGCGTTCGGTGGATGGTTTTTGGCGCAGCGATTGGATTGTTTGGTGTATGGCCAGCATTTCGGCTGAGTAGTATTGGGAGCCGCTGGCTTGTTCGGAAAAAGAAGTATTTAATGGTGGGCGAGGTCTTTATGGAGTGGTTGAGCTTAATTGTCGTTTTGCAGGCCGTTATTTGGCCGCTACAAATTACTGGTGGCTGGTATATTGAACAAACTATTTTGATTAATGGGCTATTGATCGGTTGGAGTTTGCTTACTGGCATTGTCGTTGCTTGTGGTGCAATGTCGGTTCATGGTTCACGAAGAATTATTGCGATGTTGATTTGTATGGTGTTGGTTTTTGGTTTGGCTTTACTTGAGTTCACACCCTTGCAACGGCTGCTAACTGTTGAGGTTACAGGAACTAATTACACATTCAGTGTGGTTAATTCCTTGGAACAGCTTTGGCTTCTCAGTGCTGGCGACGGTGGGCTCGGGCTTGATGTTTATGACAAAGAAATCTGGTGGATAACGATTGGTGCGGTGATGGGATTGGGGATATGCGGCTGGGTTGTTCTGAAGATGATCGTATCGACCAAAGCAAAATAATGTTCGTGGTAAAAAGATTGTGATATCTATTGTCGTTAATTACGACGCTTGCGGATGTCGTGGAATAAAGATGGCTTGATGGGGATGGTGGGATCTGTAAAAATGTCATGGTATGTTGTGATACACTACAGTTCTGGTTGCATATAATCGCAGTGCAGAATCGTGGTTAGGGAGATTTGGGGGCTTGGATTGTGTGGTCAATCTTGGGGTAATGGGCTTGTATACCCGTGAGGTGAGGTCCGGTAAGGAACCGCCGCAAAACAGTGGTCAACCGAACGTGATTTCGGTTACGATATTGATTTGAAAGAAACATGTAAAAATACCGGCTGGGAAGTCGCCAGACCCCAGAATAGCCGATGAAGGGAGTAGTGATCGTGGAATTCGTGACTGCAGAAGAAAAAGAAACGCTGGAAAAGCGTTTGGGAGAATTGAAGAGTAGACGACCAGAGATCACAGCACGCATCGCGGAAGCGCGAGCTGATGGCGATCTCAAGGAAAACGCTGACTATCACGCTGCACGTGATGATCAGGGTATGAACGAAGCCGAAATTCGTCGTTTGGAAGAGCGTCTCACCAACGTTTCGGTTGCCGCTGCAGAAGATATTCCCGATGACATGGTTTTCCTCGGTGCCGTCGTGAAGCTCCGTGATCTCGATGACGACGACGAAGATCTTTATAAGCTGGTCGGCGAAGCCTCAGGTAATTTTGATGCAGACGAAATCGAAGTTACCGCTAGCAGCCCAATGGGTGAAGCCTTGATGAAAGCTCGCGTTGGTGAAACCGTTAAGGTTGATCTGCCTCGTGGTGAAAAGCGTTTTGAGATCATTGAAATTCTCTGATCGATATGCAGGATGATTTTCACGATTTAATCAGGTCACGTTCAGACGTTTGGGCAGCCAGATTACCTTAGAAAGATCTGGTTTCCCCTCATCCCAATCAGCAGGATTGATACACCCTGCCTTAGTTTTTGAGCTACTATTCAATGTGTAGCTCAGTGATTTGGATGATGACTCATCACGCACCCCGCACTGGGCTTCGTATGTCAAAGGATCTTGTATCCTGACAGGTCAAACAATCACACGTCTATACCCTAATGGGGCATGACATGAACAGACACCGAATCATCAAATTACTTGGCGTTGCTGGCATCCTTATCATAGGAATGGATCAGCTTCACGCGCAGCAAGCAGTTAACCAATCGGGCCAAGCCCTTGATGCCAATCAACAGATTGGTACCGGCGGTCTCAACGAACCGAGATTCCAAGAGGACTATCGTCTCCGTAACGACCTCGTCACTGACAATGTTCCCGGTCTTCGCGGCTTCCGGGGTGTTGTCGGCTACACCGCACCCGGTGTTTTTGGTTTCACAAACGAAGACACCGACCCACTCTTCCGATTCCGCGCTCAAAGCCTCGCATCCAGCCCCTCCAGACTCGATGCCGTACAGATCGGCCGCTCCGGCGCAGAAGACTACCAAGGCATCAGTATCTACGGCACATTCACCGATATCCCACCCTTCCGAACCGGCGATAAAGTGCTCTCCGCTGTCGACCTCAAACCCGGTGTAGGCTACCAGGTCATCGCGCCAACGCGCACTGCGCGTGGCGTTGTAATCGAGACTGATGAAGGTGTTATTTCATATCGCCCACAAGCGAGCACGATCGGTATTTCTGAACTCCCACAAAGTGCGGGGCAACTTGAAGTACAGGCATCGCCTCTGCTCGGTGTCCGCCAATACCTCCGGTTGACCAACCCCACATTAGATACCACAAACCCAGAGTTCCCGACGCTCGCACAAGAAGAGCAAACAACACCAGAAGGCATCACCAGTGTCGATTACCGTGTCGAAGGCACACCAAATGCCGGCGTCGGCACGCTCGAAGCATTCACCGAACGCCCCGCGCAGATCGCACCTGGCTTAAGAATCGGCCAACAACTGCAAACGCAAATCACGCAACAAGGTGATGAAACAGAAGCTGAGCGGATTGAACGTCTGGAAGACAACCTATTTAATCCACCGCTTAGTGATCGTCAGGCGAAGCCCGGTGACGATGTCTACGCCGATTTACTCAATGCAGCCAGAGAACAGAATAGCGACAAGACCAATCAGCTCCCAGAAAACACGTTTGGCACGCCGCCAACGCTTCCTGATGATGAGTCACAGCAGCAGGAGCAGGGGAATAATCCATACCAACCTCAGCTCCCAGAGCAAACGACAACAGAAAAACAACTCAGCCCACTCGAACAAGCTATGTACGATGCCATCAACAAGCCTTCTGAAGAGGAAGTTGAGGCGGAAGAAGAAAAGGCCGCGCAGCAGCGTCGCCGCTTGAATATACCATCCAATACGGTTTACAGGCCTCGCACCACGCGTCCGACACAAGAGCAATATCAAAAGAGCTTGGACGAGTTGATGAATCAGCTCGATTACAATTTACCGCGTATCGAAACCTTAGCTGGCACGAAGAATGATCGTTTTAACCGAGAACTTCGAACAGCTGAAAAAGAGCTTTCTGCGGGTCGATACTTTGCCGCTGAGGATGCTTATAGACGAGCAGTTCGCGAAAGACCAGAAAACCCACTCGCTCGCATCGGACTCATCCATGCGCAGCTTGGAGCGGGCTTGGTTCGCAGCTCTGCACACAATCTCCGCCTGCTCTTTGAGCAAAAACCCCAGCTCATTGCTGCACGGTACAACCCGAAGCTCCTCCCCACGCCACAGCGTGTTAAATGGGTGCAGGGTGAACTCGAAAACATGATCAGGGAAGGGCAGGGTGGAGCCGATCCCGGCCTGATGCTTGCCTATCTCGGTTACCAAATCGAATCCAAGCCTCTCGTTCGATACGGCCTTGCCGTCATTGAACGTATCACGCCCACAGATCCGCTTGTTCCCGTTCTGCGACGCATTTGGCTCGATGAAAAGCCACAACTGTCACCTGCAGAACCGACCAAGTAACAAACCCAAACAGCTATTTCAAAACACGGCCCATACGGTCGTGTTTTTTTTACATACCCTTAATTGGGTACTGTCATTCCCCCTTAATGCCACCATGCTGTCTCTCAAGTACGTCATTTCTGTTAATTTTTACTGTCACAGACCCCCTTATATTGCAATTCACGCCTGAGGCTGTAACTTGGCCATAATGAATGACTTTGAGTCACAAAACATCACTGGGGATTCGCTATCCACTGCCTCCCTCTTGGAGACTGTTACAGAGGGTGCGGTCGAGCGCGCAGGCGGCCTCCTCTCTCTACGTGACTTTCTTGACCTCAATTTACTCCAAGAAATCCAAGATAGCTTTACCGCAGTCACCCGCCTTTCAGCTCGTGTCGTTGATGAGGACGGTGATCCTGTCACTGCTGAAACCAAACGTGATGAGCGTGATGCATCAAACATCGCTCTCGCTCATCTCATCGGCCCGGAAGACATGGAAGAGGGTTTTCTACGCGCACCCATCATCGTGGAAGGTAAAGCGCTTGGCTCGATCATGGTTGAGCCCGAAACAACCGATTGCCAGCGTGATCCTAAATGCATTGAAAAATTCCGTTCCCTTGCATGCCGACTTGGTGTTGAACACAACAAGCTCGATGGTCTGATGAACGCTTTCGATCAATCATTCGGCGCCTCCAGAGCCGCATCCATACAGCTCCTCTATCTGCTAGCTAATGCGATCGCGCGACTCTGCTACGAAGAATATCAATCTCGGCTTCGCGCCGAAGAGCTTTCTGTCCTCTATGAAGTTTCGCGTTCGCTTGCTGTAAGCCGTGATCTTCAACAAGTCCTTGATAAAGCAGCCAAGCTCATCGCTGAGGTGATGAAGGTTAAAGCTGTCGGTATCCGTCTACTTGAGAAGAACAAGGATGCGAGCGAGGATCTTGTTCCAAAAGCCATCTACAACCTTTCTCCGCATTACCTTCAGCGTGGCACCATCCGACTCGATACCTGCAATATGTTTGGCGAGGTGATTGAAGGTGATGACATCTACGTGCGTGATATGCTCGATGATGATCGTGTTATGTACCCTGGCGATGCCGCTGCCGAAGGCCTTCGCTCAATGCTCTGTGTTGGCCTCGTCTATCAGAACAAAGCTGTTGGTACACTTCAGCTTTTCACAGGCAACCTCCGCGAGTTTTCTCAATATGAGATCCGCCTCGCCCGCGCGATTGCTCAGCTGCTCGCCACCTCGGTCGAAACCGCCCGTCTTGAAGAGCAACGCAAAAAAGGCAAAG contains these protein-coding regions:
- a CDS encoding glycoside hydrolase family protein yields the protein MQKNWSRVGREIVVLVIAYVSMMSTLYASEPLMKDFVGINGHTVLFKPEVYSPVSKLARDYHSFSWDVGNDSANATSFPFAQNGVNWESLYSKWNAQGIDSHVSIMFNHFQKASDWTNIAADAKAYGRAIAQYFGPTVGNGLIKTIEIGNEPHDMDDELYVKIFRNMAMGIREVDSNLKISTAAVGINPQSKYIKDIEIMKSVIDYVDIISVHTYPNLTRWPYYDVSHPEDDRMSYLENVRDVIDWRNNFAEGREVWVTEFGYDAPSSNASTPNGWEKWRGDVTERQQAQYLVRSYMAFAEMDVERAYMFWFDDDDKAMLHGSKGITRHGVPKESYWAMKQMQEKLGDYRFEGIIESDTDAYIYSFVSGENEHDKIWVMWSPTGDGLEIDLDVSLLGAQVEWVESMAYSQFGDWSSDFELLNDNIQIIVGESPVYVKLLVVPEPGVLIVILGIIGVLSMKRCRFTLA
- a CDS encoding GreA/GreB family elongation factor encodes the protein MEFVTAEEKETLEKRLGELKSRRPEITARIAEARADGDLKENADYHAARDDQGMNEAEIRRLEERLTNVSVAAAEDIPDDMVFLGAVVKLRDLDDDDEDLYKLVGEASGNFDADEIEVTASSPMGEALMKARVGETVKVDLPRGEKRFEIIEIL
- a CDS encoding tetratricopeptide repeat protein, with the translated sequence MNRHRIIKLLGVAGILIIGMDQLHAQQAVNQSGQALDANQQIGTGGLNEPRFQEDYRLRNDLVTDNVPGLRGFRGVVGYTAPGVFGFTNEDTDPLFRFRAQSLASSPSRLDAVQIGRSGAEDYQGISIYGTFTDIPPFRTGDKVLSAVDLKPGVGYQVIAPTRTARGVVIETDEGVISYRPQASTIGISELPQSAGQLEVQASPLLGVRQYLRLTNPTLDTTNPEFPTLAQEEQTTPEGITSVDYRVEGTPNAGVGTLEAFTERPAQIAPGLRIGQQLQTQITQQGDETEAERIERLEDNLFNPPLSDRQAKPGDDVYADLLNAAREQNSDKTNQLPENTFGTPPTLPDDESQQQEQGNNPYQPQLPEQTTTEKQLSPLEQAMYDAINKPSEEEVEAEEEKAAQQRRRLNIPSNTVYRPRTTRPTQEQYQKSLDELMNQLDYNLPRIETLAGTKNDRFNRELRTAEKELSAGRYFAAEDAYRRAVRERPENPLARIGLIHAQLGAGLVRSSAHNLRLLFEQKPQLIAARYNPKLLPTPQRVKWVQGELENMIREGQGGADPGLMLAYLGYQIESKPLVRYGLAVIERITPTDPLVPVLRRIWLDEKPQLSPAEPTK
- a CDS encoding SpoIIE family protein phosphatase; this translates as MNDFESQNITGDSLSTASLLETVTEGAVERAGGLLSLRDFLDLNLLQEIQDSFTAVTRLSARVVDEDGDPVTAETKRDERDASNIALAHLIGPEDMEEGFLRAPIIVEGKALGSIMVEPETTDCQRDPKCIEKFRSLACRLGVEHNKLDGLMNAFDQSFGASRAASIQLLYLLANAIARLCYEEYQSRLRAEELSVLYEVSRSLAVSRDLQQVLDKAAKLIAEVMKVKAVGIRLLEKNKDASEDLVPKAIYNLSPHYLQRGTIRLDTCNMFGEVIEGDDIYVRDMLDDDRVMYPGDAAAEGLRSMLCVGLVYQNKAVGTLQLFTGNLREFSQYEIRLARAIAQLLATSVETARLEEQRKKGKEMMRQVQLAASVQRRMLPKREPDVDPFDVAARYVPSMELAGDFYDYILLDNNLGISIGDVVGKGVAAALLMASAKASIRAYAQDLYDIDEIMQRVNEALIRDTLTSEFATIWYGVLDPKHMRLTYCNGGHEPPILIRKGAIHQLDVGGMLVGVMPGHPYEKGLWDLESGDIIMLYTDGLLDAFNTDGEKFGRQRAMNALLTASREKQNASEMLNHVLWEMRQFTGIHRATDDTTVVVVRVK